GAACGCGCGCATCGTCTACCTCAATCTCGCGCCCGGCATGTTCTCGGTCGATCAGGTGCTCAGCGTTCTCACGCAGTCCGTCCCATTCGAGTCGGTGGTGATGATGGACGCGCCCATCGAGGCGCCTGTGCAAGATCAGGTGCTGGACATCTTGGACGACGGCATCATGGTCGAGCGCGTCGAGCGTTCGGATTTCTACGAGCTCGCTCGCGGCGCGGACACCGGTCTGCTCATCGCTACGGGGGAGCAGCGCGTCTACGCGAACGTTCTCCTGACCATCGGAGTCGTGTGAGCGCGCGCCCATGACGGCGACCGAAGCGACGGCACGGCCCGCCGCCGACGTTCGATCATTCGTGCCTCGCCAAGACCGATCCGCCGATCTGGAGTCG
This portion of the Microbacterium hatanonis genome encodes:
- a CDS encoding RbsD/FucU family protein; amino-acid sequence: MLTTPLLHPQLLEAIASLGHGSRILIADGNYPFRTAVGPNARIVYLNLAPGMFSVDQVLSVLTQSVPFESVVMMDAPIEAPVQDQVLDILDDGIMVERVERSDFYELARGADTGLLIATGEQRVYANVLLTIGVV